Proteins from one Mercurialis annua linkage group LG7, ddMerAnnu1.2, whole genome shotgun sequence genomic window:
- the LOC126656680 gene encoding F-box protein At5g49610-like has protein sequence MAGERKKTDACINRILSDDLLVEILHRIPCESAFRCKSVCKKWQNLISSPNFIKCFTRRRRSDHRKKIREGGAVVKCIFNHMFVIPSDYKQQFSFDFLPFFSSIQENPTRFIAGSCKGVFLCTADLKIQDQTVYYVCSPITKRWIALPPPPPLFESDESVHIYLGLAVTGFSSSKAKFKVVRVLPPVTGEKELSSFTVDVFSSKTGKWARLTTGTSPKSFTWYHTRTPAIYYRGLLHWHGTLDNQIVVYDLSKNSFVFIIDPPGDFEKYSQFLPVLSGGYFYVCQLEDLTLKMWQLNYLNNKQQPEWRLKCEFLLHQYICHGRRWIDDVFIDDVLTIHPYDHNILYLRAGPIRCFTANKYEKQYVVTCNLRTKTLNLEYESENDLIHCATATYTMGLRMWPPPISPAARP, from the coding sequence ATGGCCGGCGAAAGAAAGAAAACAGATGCGTGTATAAACAGAATATTGTCGGATGATTTGTTGGTGGAGATTCTGCATAGAATTCCTTGTGAATCCGCCTTCCGGTGTAAGTCCGTCTGCAAAAAATGGCAAAACCTAATTTCAAGTCCTAATTTCATCAAGTGTTTTACTCGCCGCCGCCGTTCCGATCATCGGAAAAAAATTCGGGAGGGTGGAGCTGTGGTTAAATGCATATTTAATCATATGTTCGTCATTCCTTCAGACTATAAGCAACagttttcttttgatttcttACCGTTCTTCAGTTCCATACAAGAAAACCCAACTCGTTTTATTGCGGGTTCATGCAAGGGTGTCTTCTTGTGCACGGCAGATCTGAAAATTCAAGATCAGACGGTGTATTACGTTTGCAGCCCCATCACCAAGCGTTGGATTGCTCTCCCTCCGCCGCCTCCTCTCTTCGAATCAGACGAGTCAGTCCATATATATCTCGGTTTGGCCGTAACCGGTTTCTCCTCGTCCAAGGCCAAGTTCAAAGTGGTTCGTGTTCTTCCTCCGGTTACCGGTGAGAAAGAACTGTCCAGCTTTACAGTGGACGTATTTTCTTCAAAAACCGGAAAATGGGCACGTTTGACCACCGGGACATCTCCGAAATCCTTTACTTGGTACCACACTCGGACTCCGGCCATCTACTACCGGGGACTCCTGCATTGGCATGGCACATTAGACAATCAAATTGTGGTTTACGATTTGAGTAAAAACAGCTTCGTTTTCATCATTGATCCTCCTggtgattttgaaaaatattcacAATTCTTACCTGTTTTATCCGGTGGGTATTTCTACGTTTGTCAATTGGAAGACCTGACTCTGAAAATGTGGCAACTCAATTACTTGAACAACAAGCAACAGCCGGAGTGGAGACTTAAGTGCGAATTTCTGTTGCATCAATACATCTGCCATGGCCGTCGTTGGATAGACGATGTGTTCATCGACGACGTGCTTACCATCCATCCATATGATCACAATATTCTATATTTGCGGGCTGGACCAATACGCTGTTTTACTGCCAATAAGTATGAAAAACAGTATGTTGTTACTTGTAATTTAAGGACCAAAACCTTGAATTTGGAGTACGAGTCTGAGAATGATTTGATTCATTGTGCCACTGCTACTTACACAATGGGGCTTCGCATGTGGCCACCTCCTATATCTCCGGCGGCAAGGCCTTAA